In the genome of Paramisgurnus dabryanus chromosome 18, PD_genome_1.1, whole genome shotgun sequence, one region contains:
- the LOC135721330 gene encoding C-type mannose receptor 2 — MLRYLEEKRNERKLKSQAVALNLIGLIHSGFGQCEEGWRPYNDKCYFFSSDMKSWHDALEDCVNKGSNLISIQDLHERTWVSTQITTSLYWIGLNDVASEGNWEWSDGNVYYPYLSYWNEGQPDNWADNEDCGQVQGSSQGRWNDEVCTARRQYICKRPNPNPTPLCDTGNGWEPFGSNCYKLRAGLKKSWAAARSDCVRGGGDLVSITSSQEEQYVMGRLDPSFFDLWIGFSTLKCTTLSCQIQPNATTFTWSDASTSTYTNWPEGQPDLTDKQNGVCATMIKEAGEDYGKWRTHVCRYERPYMCKRALNTICPAGWLSFAGNCYWLVSNRNLLTSWYLAQTQCFNMGGNLLTIKNEEEQFFINAQLPDFHQTDLPDLWIGISDKDQDGTFRWVDKTAVTFSNWSPNFPKNTANQWDCGQIYTGNYAGKWETTNCFKNLGYICKMPGGQNVKPTTAPDSHCDEGYLLFENLCYHFESESVMTWQEAESYCVAQNGHLVSIHKQETISFLTAHMSRSSWVGLNDIDREGTFVWTDGTQTNFLPWEPTQPDNWQGNEDCVHIRGTEHQDTGKLNDLPCTATYPFICQKAKGQGPPATAGPGWNEKCGSWVADPFNDYCYLFNSLSMRSWADARADCLNQGGDLISITEPFEQGFIQAQIQTVPTGVSLWMGAHDAITEGGWTWTDGSPFRFINWATGNPDDYFGEDCLSILISSGLWNDDNCDHKRGYICKRRGNTPEPPPPHEGFFTAYTCQDSSMVLHCPTDSVINIQSAFYGRRSNKICPYGDGASGTCTVEGTLPVARKSCDNRAFCFLYAHSDTDPCPTVSKYLEVIYSCEQNVCLRGLGVEDGNITNSMLSASSSLSGKGPDKARLNGNSCWMPSSSANSWIQVNVGHLKKITGVVVQGCPSSDHWVTKFKIQTSTDGVTWTEYTSDGGDYPGSVDRNTRETRLLGTPISAQYIRLLPLEWKTQAGLRLDVLGCIPDYAVSCSAKPNLDHATDRLIVHCPAGCARQPYAVYGTDMYRGDSNICAAAIHAGVVLNDNGGDCTLLKAPGQNFYAGSTKNGIISRQFDGVYSVSYQFADGELRCSGPDWFEFGEFCYKPFGEKKTWHEARTACRRLGADLVSVMSITEQSWLESYLYMATSDVWIGLNDLSFSGLFSWSDHHEVTFTHWAPGEPNNHFGFSEDCVEMFHQTGRWNDVTCTELNTYICKMPKGHYPLPSVRPTIYGCPQGWDVFEYSCYWFEETARSREDAKAFCGSKNSSLLHIMDLYEQAHFTALMGRYSGDWWIGLRARGGIVGVDYYWDNDALLTYTNWGRNQPDNHGGSCVTMATRPLAGFWNNKQCEESFPFVCEAPRNGIAPPTRPPTPPPATGCESGWSAEPHFRNCYRMFTVDFTLKKSWQGAREDCRARGADLVSIHNAEEEIFLSKYSKGKTKWIGLSLNPTEGGYHWSDGTPVSHTNWGHNEPNNHGGRENCVEMVTTENGTSWWNDLNCDAHQDWICMIPKGKKPIIPPTPPSPVPAPECGSNPGWRKHNEICYYYNDTDIVDFHTAVVRCYEEKAQLVSISDEAEQSYVVSLVGTGQAAVSWIGLRMFGVAGGEYLWLDLSPVTFVNWGPGEPNDANGEEQCVEMNRYPGSWNDANCGRANGGYVCKKYPGNDHTPPPPTSSWEGNCPEGWMKFRNKCYIFKGSHKQQTEIKANWTSARDWCRQQGGDLAVIDDQNENDYVASYLRDLLHPVWIGLSDRQHEGKFAWSDGVSPVLYTNWAEKEPNNAYGQEHCTEISHNHLITGRWNDERCSLERGWVCSRKKSSSIPVPPPTRSPCPSGYIIWYSNCYKLISEPKTWDEAQQACVKEGGNLASVDMSYDQAFISGAVQQGKTDAWIGLRRLLDSDSYKWSDGWPVFFTHWGPGEPTNHKGEGCVSMHAPSRFIQGTWNDTACDVAKPYICKITTEKPPATPAPGDGKCLPSWWPYGRHCYYVYNGKVGFSWPEARHFCQEVRGADLASIHSRAEVEFIRNINYTKYHNVWIGLTKDRSFGWSWTDLTSLGFTNWAPGEPNEAIHDGDVGKENCVEMYHDGRWNDNFCVQKRGFVCRHRQYYVTDDNGDIVIPTDAPDNSGLITGAVIGAIVCAALIFAIMYYIFRVKGVKPGGIGIFKQETKTIDVPAFTNPNFSGESES; from the exons ATGCTCAGATATCTGGAGGAGAAGAGGAATGAGAGGAAACTAAAATCACAAGCTGTCGCTCTAAA TCTCATTGGTCTCATCCACTCGG GCTTTGGTCAATGTGAGGAAGGCTGGAGACCGTATAATGACAAATGCTATTTCTTCTCCTCTGATATGAAGTCATGGCATGATGCTTTGGAGGATTGTGTCAATAAAGGAAGTAATCTGATAAGTATTCAGGACCTACATGAGCGG ACGTGGGTCAGCACGCAGATCACAACTTCCCTCTATTGGATAGGACTGAATGATGTTGCTTCAGAGGGAAACTGGGAATGGAGTGATGGGAATGTTTACTACCCCTACCTCTC gTACTGGAACGAGGGTCAGCCTGATAACTGGGCTGATAATGAAGATTGTGGGCAGGTTCAAGGTTCCAGTCAAGGCAGATGGAACGATGAAGTCTGTACAGCCAGACGACAGTATATTTGTAAACGACCAAACC CTAACCCGACCCCACTCTGTGACACTGGAAACGGCTGGGAGCCCTTCGGCTCAAACTGCTATAAGCTAAGGGCGGGGCTTAAGAAGAGCTGGGCGGCGGCTCGCAGTGACTGTGTCAGAGGGGGCGGAGACTTAGTGTCAATCACATCTTCTCAAGAGGAGCAGTATGTCATGGGCCGACTGGACCCATCGTTTTTTGACCTCTGGATCGGCTTTTCCACCCTT AAATGCACAACTCTTTCCTGTCAAATACAACCGAATGCCACGACTTTCACCTGGTCTGACGCAAGTACTTCCACCTACACAAACTGGCCAGAAGGACAACCAGACCTCAC TGACAAACAGAATGGTGTGTGTGCCACTATGATAAAAGAAGCAGGAgaggattatgggaaatggagaACACACGTGTGCCGTTATGAGCGACCATACATGTGCAAGAGAGCGTTGAACA CTATTTGTCCTGCGGGATGGTTGAGTTTCGCTGGAAACTGTTACTGGTTGGTCAGTAATCGTAACCTCTTGACCAGCTGGTATTTGGCTCAGACGCAGTGCTTTAACATGGGTGGAAACTTACTGACCATCAAAAA TGAAGAGGAGCAGTTCTTCATTAATGCACAGTTACCTGATTTTCACCAGACTGATTTACCCGATCTGTGGATTGGGATTTCAG ACAAAGATCAAGATGGGACCTTTAGGTGGGTGGACAAAACTGCAGTCACGTTTTCAAACTGGAGCCCAAATTTTCCAAAAAACACAGCGAACCAGTGGGACTGTGGCCAGATTTACACGG GAAACTATGCTGGGAAATGGGAAACCACCAACTGCTTTAAAAATCTTGGATATATCTGCAAGATGCCTGGAGGTCAAAACGTGAAGCCCACGACAGCCCCAG ACTCTCACTGTGATGAAGGATATCTGCTCTTCGAAAACCTCTGCTATCACTTTGAGAGCGAATCCGTCATGACGTGGCAGGAGGCAGAAAGTTACTGCGTGGCTCAGAACGGTCATCTGGTTAGCATCCACAAACAGGAGACAATCAGTTTCTTGACAG CCCACATGAGCAGATCCTCCTGGGTGGGTCTTAATGACATCGACCGAGAGGGAACGTTTGTCTGGACAGATGGGACTCAAACA AATTTCCTGCCCTGGGAACCAACGCAGCCTGATAACTGGCAGGGGAATGAAGATTGTGTCCACATTCGAGGAACAGAACATCAGGATACAGGAAAACTTAACGATCTGCCCTGCACAGCCACGTACCCTTTCATCTGTCAGAAGG caaaaGGTCAAGGACCACCAGCAACAGCTGGTCCAG GCTGGAATGAGAAGTGCGGCTCGTGGGTTGCTGACCCGTTCAACGACTACTGCTACCTGTTTAACTCTCTGTCCATGAGAAGCTGGGCTGACGCTCGGGCAGATTGTTTAAATCAAGGCGGAGATCTGATCAGCATCACTGAGCCCTTCGAGCAAGGCTTCATACAAG CTCAAATCCAGACTGTGCCCACTGGAGTTTCTCTGTGGATGGGCGCTCATGATGCCATCACAGAGGGGGGGTGGACGTGGACGGACGGCTCTCCCTTCCGCTTTATAAACTGGGCCACAG GAAACCCAGACGATTATTTTGGTGAAGATTGCTTGTCCATTTTGATCAGCTCTGGATTGTGGAACGACGATAACTGTGACCATAAGAGAGGATATATCTGCAAGCGGCGTG gaaacacacctgaacctcCTCCACCACACGAAG GTTTCTTCACAGCGTATACATGTCAGGACTCTAGCATGGTGCTTCACTGCCCCACCGACAGCGTCATCAACATCCAGTCGGCCTTTTATGGTCGCCGCAGCAACAAGATCTGCCCCTATGGAGACGGAGCCTCGG GTACGTGCACCGTTGAAGGAACCTTACCTGTGGCCAGGAAGAGCTGTGACAACAGAGCTTTTTGTTTTCTGTACGCACACTCGGACACTGACCCCTGCCCTACCGTCTCCAAGTACCTGGAGGTGATTTACAGCTGTGAACAAAACG tttgtctGAGGGGTCTAGGTGTTGAAGATGGAAACATCACCAATTCAATGCTCTCGGCGTCATCGTCTCTAAGTGGGAAAGGACCGGATAAAGCTCGACTGAATGGAAACTCTTGCTGGATGCCCTCCAGCTCTG CAAACTCCTGGATTCAGGTGAATGTGGGTCACTTAAAGAAGATCACCGGTGTGGTAGTTCAGGGCTGCCCATCATCAGATCACTGGGTTACAAAGTTTAAGATCCAGACCAGCACAGATGGTGTCACTTGGACAGAATACACCAGTGACGGAGGG GATTATCCAGGATCTGTGGACAGAAATACTCGAGAAACACGGTTGTTGGGGACGCCGATCTCAGCTCAGTACATTCGGCTTCTACCGCTGGAGTGGAAAACTCAAGCAGGATTGCGTCTGGATGTTCTGGGCTGCATACCGGACT ATGCCGTTTCTTGCAGTGCGAAGCCTAACCTCGACCATGCCACAGACCGATTGAT tgttCACTGTCCTGCTGGTTGTGCCAGACAGCCGTACGCTGTGTATGGGACAGATATGTATCGCGGG GATTCAAACATCTGTGCTGCTGCCATCCATGCTGGTGTGGTTCTGAACGACAATGGAGGCGACTGCACCCTGCTGAAAGCTCCGGGTCAGAACTTTTACGCCGGATCAACTAAGAACGGCATTATATCTCGACA ATTTGATGGGGTTTACTCTGTGTCTTACCAGTTTGCTGATGGTG AGCTCAGATGTTCTGGTCCAGACTGGTTTGAGTTTGGAGAATTCTGCTATAAGCCATTTGGAGAAAAGAAAACATGGCATGAAGCTCGAACGGCCTGCAGGCGTTTGGGAGCTGATCTGGTGTCAGTGATGTCTATTACAGAACAGAGCTGGCTGGAGAGTTACCTCTACATGG CCACCAGTGACGTTTGGATCGGTCTGAACGATCTGAGCTTCTCGGGTTTGTTCTCGTGGTCTGATCATCATGAAGTCACGTTCACACACTGGGCTCCTGGTGAACCCAACAATCACTTTGGCTTCAGTGAGGACTGTGTGGAAATGTTTCATCAG aCGGGACGATGGAATGATGTGACTTGCACAGAGTTAAACACGTACATTTGTAAAATGCCTAAAGGTCACTATCCTTTGCCATCCGTTAGGCCTACTATTTACGGCTGTCCACAG GGATGGGATGTTTTTGAATACTCCTGCTACTGGTTTGAAGAGACGGCCAGAAGCCGGGAGGACGCAAAAGCATTCTGTGGAAGTAAAAACAGTTCACTGCTGCACATCATGGACCT GTACGAACAGGCTCATTTCACAGCCCTGATGGGTCGATATTCTGGTGACTGGTGGATTGGCTTGCGGGCAAGAGGAGGGATTGTGGGTGTGGATTATTACTGGGACAACGATGCTTTACTAACTTACACCAACTGGGGCCGAAACCAGCCAG ATAACCACGGCGGATCGTGTGTCACCATGGCGACAAGACCACTGGCAGGATTCTGGAATAATAAGCAGTGCGAGGAATCGTTCCCATTTGTGTGCGAAGCTCCTCGCAACGGCATAGCTCCGCCCACGCGACCTCCGACCCCACCTCCAGCCACAGGATGTGAGAGCGGCTGGAGTGCAGAACCTCACTTCAGGAACTGTTACAGG ATGTTCACTGTGGACTTTACACTGAAGAAGAGCTGGCAGGGCGCCCGTGAAGACTGCCGTGCCCGTGGGGCCGATCTGGTGAGCATCCACAATGCTGAAGAAGAAATCTTCCTGTCCAAATACTCGAAGGGAAAAACCAAGTGGATCGGATTGAGTCTCAACCCTACGGAAGGAG GTTACCACTGGAGCGATGGGACGCCGGTCAGCCACACGAACTGGGGTCACAATGAACCAAACAACCATGGCGGGCGAGAAAACTGCGTGGAGATGGTGACCACAGAAAACGGCACATCCTGGTGGAACGACCTGAACTGCGACGCCCATCAGGACTGGATCTGCATGATCCCAAAAGGAAAGAAACCAATTATACCCCCAACACCGCCGTCACCTGTACCAG CTCCTGAATGTGGATCAAACCCTGGCTGGAGAAAGCACAATGAAATCTGTTACTACTACAATGACACAGATATCGTGGACTTTCACACGGCCGTTGTTAGATGTTATGAGGAGAAAGCTCAGCTGGTCTCCATCTCTGATGAGGCCGAGCAGTCTTATGTGGTTAGTCTG GTCGGGACCGGTCAGGCAGCTGTGTCGTGGATAGGATTGCGAATGTTTGGGGTTGCGGGTGGAGAATATTT GTGGCTGGATTTGTCTCCAGTGACGTTTGTGAACTGGGGCCCTGGAGAACCCAATGATGCCAATGGAGAAGAACAATGTGTGGAGATGAACAGATATCCAG GTTCTTGGAATGATGCAAACTGTGGTCGGGCTAATGGCGGTTATGTGTGTAAGAAATATCCGGGAAACGACCACACGCCACCTCCACCAACGTCCTCCTGGGAAGGAAATTGCCCCGAAG GATGGATGAAATTCCGCAACAAGTGCTACATATTTAAAGGAAGTCACAAACAACAAACAGAGATCAAGGCAAACTGGACATCCGCACGTGATTGGTGCAGACAGCAGGGAGGAGATCTTGCCGTCATCGATGATCAAAATGAGAACG ATTACGTTGCTAGTTACCTAAGAGACCTGCTTCACCCTGTCTGGATCGGTTTGTCCGATAGGCAGCATGAAGGGAAGTTTGCGTGGAGTGATGGAGTTAGTCCGGTTTTATATACAAACTGGGCAGAGAAGGAGCCAAACAATGCTTATGGGCAG GAACACTGTACAGAAATATCCCACAATCACCTGATCACAGGCCGCTGGAACGATGAGAGATGCAGCCTGGAACGAGGATGGGTGTGCTCCAGAAAGAAAT CAAGCAGCATTCCCGTCCCTCCACCCACCCGCAGCCCATGTCCATCAGGATACATCATCTGGTACAGCAACTGTTATAAACTTATTTCAGAGCCCAAAACATGGGATGAAGCTCAACAGGCCTGCGTGAAAGAGGGTGGAAATCTGGCCAGCGTGGACATGAGTTACGACCAGGCCTTTATTTCTGGAGCTGTGCAGCAGGGCAAGACAGACGCCTGGATCGGACTCCGACGGCTG CTTGACAGCGATTCTTACAAATGGTCGGATGGTTGGCCCGTATTCTTCACTCACTGGGGTCCGGGTGAACCGACCAATCACAAAGGAGAAGGCTGCGTCAGCATGCACGCCCCGTCACGATTTATTCAAGGCACCTGGAACGATACAGCTTGCGATGTGGCCAAACCCTACATCTGCAAAATCACTACAG AAAAGCCTCCGGCTACACCCGCTCCAGGCGATGGGAAATGTCTGCCGAGCTGGTGGCCGTACGGAAGACACTGCTATTATGTTTATAATGGGAAAGTTGGCTTCTCGTGGCCGGAGGCGCGACACTTCTGCCAAGAGGTCAGGGGAGCGGATTTAGCCTCCATCCACAGTCGGGCTGAGGTGGAATTCATCAGGAATATCAACTACACAAAGTACCACAATGTCTGGATTGGTCTGACCAAAGACCGTTCAT TTGGATGGAGCTGGACGGATCTGACATCACTAGGCTTTACAAACTGGGCTCCCGGAGAACCCAACGAGGCCATTCATGACGGCGATGTCGGGAAAGAGAACTGCGTGGAGATGTACCATGACGGCAGGTGGAACGACAACTTCTGCGTGCAGAAGAGAGGCTTTGTGTGCAGACACCGTCAAT ATTATGTAACAGATGATAACGGAGACATAGTTATACCAACGGACGCGCCGGACA ACAGCGGTCTGATCACCGGCGCTGTTATTGGGGCGATCGTGTGCGCAGCGCTGATATTCGCCATCATGTACTATATCTTCAGGGTGAAGGGTGTAAAACCAGGAGGCATCGGCATCTTTAAACAAGAAACTAAAACCATTGACGTG CCTGCATTCACTAACCCCAACTTTAGTGGAGAATCGGAATCGTGA